The window tgtcatTGTCACTAGttttttgtgaacaggacaattattttcatttataaagagtaaatatttatttatgttgaCACCTAAACAGAAATTCCAGATAGAATTTGAACTCCTGGACACAACGTTATTCTCCATATTCTCTAAGACAGTACCTTTGTCTTCACAGGGTTGGCACAGCTTTAGATGCAGGGAGGGTTTGAGTAGGAAGTTGCTGCAACAGGTACAAACTAGGATACGTTCACTGATAACACAACCAAAGCTGTTTTGGCAAAATCCTACCTCTACAATGAATTCAACATAAGCTCAGGAATACCAAAACATTGTTTCAATTTTATAAGTGTCTTtctgggaaaaagaataaagccCACACAGTATTTAATATCTATAAGTAtaacttttaaatataattatattATAATTGTAGaaaactcccccccccatctgatttagaaaatatatttcagttatgtttctatttgtttaaaaaaactgagAGACTTTTTGTTCTGACTCTCCAGGTTCATAGTCACAGAAGTATTCTTTATTGATACAAGAAATGTATGGAATTACTTGTCATGCAAAAATTCCTTATTTGCATAAGTGTGCCAGTCTTTATCTCTTCTGATGTCTGTTTCAGGCCATTATCAAACTGACTTTTGTCTTTCCATTTCACAGCAGGTCCCATAACAATTAAATGTACTTTTCCTTTGGGTTTTCTTGACAATAAATCCATTTGCTTGCTTCTATGAGAGATGATGTCCTTGAGTAGAATAAACACAGTTTATCATTCTGTTCCCCATTGAACTCATGATCTTGGAATATTCTTGGGCATAATGACAAAACCCACATGACAGGATTAGAAGATAATACATTGATGTAGTCCATTGCAAGTACTCAGTTTTCTTGGTGAAGAGTAATCTAATTACACTGccagtgaaaattaatttttttcttattgatgTTGttcttgttattatttttattacagttatTATAGTATTCCATGTCTTTTCTGGTATGATTATTACACTGGAAACAACAATGGAACTATTCttctcttcatttctctttcttctttgagCATTGAGGATGTTTGAAAGCTGATCATGCCATTCATACATTTGACACCTTCTAAAGCTAACATATGAGCTCTGAATACATTGTAAAAATAGCCTCAGGCAGCCTCATTTCACATAAGAGTGGAATCTGACTGTTTTTACTTAATGGTTTGTTGCATCCATTACTTCGATCCTTGCCTAAAATATACACAACTCCTTTGTCCATAATATGTTGTATTACACACTAcagatttatttaaatgctgCTTTAGAATGACAGTGCAAAACCAAGCTGCTAATTGAAAAAAGTTTGAGGTCTGAATGCTCAATATCTCTAAAAATCACACCTGCAGTGTTGTTAAGAGAAAAGAGTAGTATAATTTATGGACTGAAATTACAGGAGACCCAGAAAACAAGCAAGCTATAATAGTTTAACTGGGCTCGGTTCTATCACTTGAAAAACAGTGCTCATTTTCCACTCACGAGATGATCTCAGTGTTGATGATGATTACTAGAGAGACCTTTTTTATGGAAAAGAAGTCAGATCTTATCATAGGGcataaaacaaagatttttttttcaaatgccctttcataagaataaaaaatttgCACTACTTAActtactttttaatgaaaaagtctATTTCACAtgtttcctttttggttttcttcaatAAACCTTTTCCATGAGATAAACTCATGACTGGTGTCAATGCCTGCCCGTATCTGTCTTAATACCTGTAAGAATTCCAATCTCCTACTCCAGCCATCACATGACCCAAAAAAACTCTAAAAGTTTAATATCTGCAGTGAACACATGTAATTTCTGCCAGTGTTCAGGATTTTAAGACCTAGTGTgacatttacagaaaatacgggaagaaaaaaagtagtggGGCAATctgcagttttaattttaaaactcttggaaatatttcatgagggaaaaagaaacagagtttAAAACAATTGTACAAAGCTTCAATAGCTTTTCTTCAAATCAAGTATGTTCTAAAAGCTTTAAACCAAGATTATGAGCATTTACCAGTAATTTTAGCTTGCATTGGATTTTGCTGGTCTTTAGCATTATTCTCAATCAATTTATACAGAATCTATACatgttagagaaaaaaaaatttttcttgtCTTACTTTAGATCAGGGAAAAGTCTTAACTTAGTTCCAAACTTTATTCTGCTCCTGTTCGGTGGAAATAACCACACAATTTATTTTaccctttttcttcttatccTCTGCAGTTTAATAGTGGGGTATTTCAATGTTTATAAATTCCAGTGGTTTCTCTAAATAACCTCCCTCTTTTTCAGCTGTCATCTTTGGTAGATGGGAGTGCCTAGGAGAAGATATCACATACATAGTGGATGGGAAAGCTGAATGCAGGGAAGCCTATGCTGCTGACAGCTGCTAAGCTGAGACCCTTGTAATAGCCAAAATGCCTGAGTTGTTGCTTACATTTGGATTTGAAAATAGATATGGCTTAGTTGTCTGCTTGCTCAGTTTCCTGAGCGTTTGCATCAAAAACTGTTTGCAAAAGAGGGTCTgcatatattaatttattattcagatttgttttccaGCTACACAGGCCTTAAGCAATGTGCTTGCTGAGGAACAGAAAGCAGGACTTTATATTGGGGACTAAACACAAatagttatttttctcttcttgctcaTGCTAGGACCTGCAGAGGACCAGTTTGGTCTCTCACTCAAATTAGATTTGCCTCAGGGGTCTCAGACTGCACCACCATTAACCTCTCAATGTGGACTTTATCATGATGCTTTAATAAAGTACCTATTACACCACTGCACTCTTTacacttattttaaatgttcttaGAAGATTTTGCTACCCTAACAGCaactttccttttcatttgcaTATATTGTTCACATCAATTactgtccctatttttaaagaatataaatattcaGCCTATTGTTTGagtttattttctatttattcattttaatcttTCCACTATTATAACGTGGTTTTGGTGAAAATCAGATAATGAtgcatatttcatttctttcagatgAATAGTCATAACTCCTGACACTTAATTATTGAGAATTAAGTGGATTTTGCATAATGATAATTAATTATATTGGTAAAGACAATCCTTGCTGGAACTATTTATTAAGATGTAATTAATTTGATCAGGGACATATGAATCTAACATCACTTCATCTTgtgtaaaacagaaataactttCCTAGAATTTCACAACTGtgtaaaatatgaatttgtCATATTATTGCTGCCCAAAGGAACTTAGGCATGCTGAAAAGAACAGTCTGAGGAATACTTTAATGATCTAAGTGCAATGAATgacactgtttttttcctaggcATTACTTTTATAGTATGAGTAGAAGTTGATAAAAGTGTTGCTTATGTAAAAAGTGTAGGAAAAAGACCAAAGTAGtcactcttttttctttaactcaAACATTCctaattttaaatgtgtttcatgTGACTTTGaataaaactgagaaatgtTCAAAGGAATTTCTTTATGACTGGaagtatttaaattttcttatcTCATTTTAAGTAAAGCAGCTCTACCTTTATTAACATTTCTAACTCAATACAGGAATTCATTACAGAAAACTGGGTCTCTTCCCCAACAAGGAAGCCTCTTGCAGTCAGACCATTCCCAGATAAAGACTTACTCCGTCCTCTGTGTAGAGACCCACACAGAAGAGTATAGCCCCTAGTGTACTAACTAAACAATGGTAACACCGAAGACTCATTCTACAAGGCTGACCCCTGCTTGCTGTTTGAAAACTCTTGTACCACTTTCTCCATGAGTAAGTGGCTGTCATCCTCCAGCAACGTGCCTTTGCCACAAAGAAGGCTAATGGGATCCTAGGATGCATTAGACAAcgtattgccagcaggtcgagggaagTGATCCTTCACCTTTTTTCAGCACTGATGAgcccacacctggagtactgtgtccagttctgcaCTTCTCAATACAAGGtagacatggacatactggagagagtccaatgaagggACATGAAGATGTCAGAGGGACTGGATTTCTCatataaggaaaggctgagagagctggggttgttcagacTAGAGAAGACAAGGTATCTCATCAACATAAATACATAGcttggaaagggaagagagggtgtcaagaagacagagacagtggtgcccagtgacacaagaggcaatgggcgcaaactgaaacacagaaggttCCCTCTAAACATCACTTTGTTACAGTGAGGGTCACTGAGCACTAGACTACGTTGCCCAGAGACTTTGTGGACTCTCTAtctttggagatattcaaaagctgcctGGACATGATCCTGGGAAATCAGGTCCAGGTGAACCTGCTTGAGCAAAGGGTTGGGACCAGAAGACcgcagaggtcccttccaacctcagtcaTTCTGAGATTCTGTGAAATATGCTTTACAATGTCCTGAAAAAGTATTCTTTGAAGAATACAGTGACGAGTAATAGCAATAGATGCcaatcttttaatttttttctctacaaagTCATTTATTGCTATGCTAATGACTGATAATACCCATAATTTAAACTTGAAAAGACATACTTTAAAACATCAAATACATAGAACAAAATGGTCATAAGTAACATATAAACCTGCAGTTTTTATTGCCTTCTTTTAGACATAGGGAACAGTCTAAAGCCAGAAAGTACACTGATATTTCAACTATGCATTCCAGACTAGGTTAGTCATTTTAGAGGATTTTCCAAGCTTTCCCAAGAATTACTAAATAGCAAACACTGGTAATAATTTGTGATGAGCCTAAACTATGAGTTGTAAGGCCCAGAAAGGCTCTCTGTCTTGAATGCTGGAGGATGAAGGAAGGAAGGTACACTCATGAAGGAAGTGGTACAAGAGTTTTCAAAAAGCAGGCAGGTGTCAGGCTTGTAGGATGAGTTTTCACTGTTATAAACTTGGGGTCCACCAGGTCCCCTAGGTCCTTTTCTGTCAAGATGCCTTCCAGCTGAGATGTCTTATTTAGTAGCAAACCTCATTTAATCATTGATTTGCCGATGATATCCCAAACTATCACACTGCGGTTATGATGCATATCTTACATATGCCTCCATATTGCCTGTTAATAAAGGGATGAAATATTTTACCTTTTGCAAAAATGCTAAGACTACATCTAGGTTTGCACCCTCCCAAAGCATATCATAACTGTAGTATGTTTTCACTAAAAGTAAGATACTAATTGATCTTCATGAATAATTGCTTTTATTGCAGAGAAACTTATTATACCTAATGTTAAAGACATCatttaatagaagaaaaaaaaattaaatgtcttaAAGATTCACTTTGTATGATCATTGTAGGGTCtaactgaaattcagaaatttttACACTTGCAAAAGGATGTCAAACATACAGTGTAAATAAATGTCAGTAGGATTTGTTGAACAAAACTATTAGTCAGGAGCTCAAGATTCATCCCATGTCAGCTAACTTTAGTCTTCTACACCCAAATTAGCTGTGTGTGGCTCTCACTGCAGGAAATGGTGGGAAATAGGTGTTGTTAGAACATGATTCATTTAATCTGTTTTATAAATTTATTCTAGAATGAGATGCATTGCATTCTGAAAGcacctgtttctttctgttgacTGTAAAATGAGCCTACATTGACTAGTTCATATGTTGACATCCACAGCTAGACTTTACAAACCCTACTCCTGGTGCCTGATCTGCATTGGCTATCATGTTGAGCTTTAGCAGGTATTTCTGTTCTCTTATGTATAGTGTATCATTCTCTTTCAATTCAAcccttaaaagcaaaaacagtCTGAAGAAACAGACAATCTtagcaaaacatgcaaaatcAAAAGACTTGGATACTTTCAAATGGAAAATTGCCTTTCTTTCTGACCTATATTACAGAGACTCTAAAAATTCAAGTATTCCAGTAGCTCTCAGTTGTCAGAGCCTTCTTGCAGAAATTGCTGATCATTGATACACAGCTACAGTTGCCTTTTAGTACCAGCTGAGCTTCCAGACTAACACTGAAATACAGCTATCAGAGTTCATTGTAAATTGAAAGGATCAGGGCAATGAGGTAGAGGTGTTCTGAATGAAATCTGTACCACTTCAGCAATCTTATTTCCAGGACATCTCACTGAAGAGGTCTTCATGAAGTGGAGGAGAAAGCCATCCATACATCTGACTTTTttgccctctttttttccccccactccctAGATAGTCAATGGCATGGTTTTGGACAGGTAGGTAACCAGCTCTGTTCTCTGTCACACTGATTAATCTGTTTCTGACAGCATCTCTAAGTTCCTGTTCTTTCAATAAGCATATTTTCTGAAAGATGATACAAAATATGGTTATCAatcctctttttctgtctccagtAACAGTAAAAAATACGTACATAACTTACATTTATTTAGTTTCACTTTTTCTGACcacttttatttataaaggCAGATGTTCAGTGAAATATTGTGAAAAAGCCTTACCAGTCTATCCAAGCATCCAATCTTAGTATTTATTGAGCTAACAATCTAAATTCATTACATTATTCCTTCATGTGAGCAGCCTATTGTATGGACCCTTGGTGCCAAAATGACGTCACTGCATTCAGAGTGCTCTGTGGCTACAGAAGTCCAACATAACTCACTCCTTTGGAAATGTCCTGGTGAGCACAACTCCAAAGCACGtcactttttatttctgaaaaattttaccttttttattcTCTGAGTGCCATATCTTGCCATAGCAAGTATTAATTGCAAATATATACAAAATTAAGAGTGctatatttagttttaaaagaaaatgatttgtttaaaattttgatgttaaaattaatttacagcCTCTTTGACAAGTCTGTCTTTCCTGATGAGAATTGCCATTCTTGCATATGTACACACAGAAATGGGGCAAGAATTGTTAGGTATTTTTAAGTgacatgttttatttctctttatagAAATTACAAACTGTGTTTAAATACATTGTCCATGTATGGCTTTACATTGGATCACAGTAACACTTTGTtctgtaggagaaaaaaatctagcttTCCTTAGACTCAAcagttttccctttcttgcAAATTCATTATACATTTAATATATCTGCTGTAAATGGGCAGTGATAGACCTGAGCATTGCTTAAATTCTAATTCAACTTTTACATTACTAAACAGCTTTTCAAATGATGCTGGAATCACATCACTAAATCTGACATTCTCAAACATTCaggtatttttaaactgaatattATGTTTTCTGTAGTTGACATTATGTTATTCCCAGTGGTACACTCACTTGTAAATATTGTGTTTCTCTATCAGTAGGGCATAATGAAATATAATTGCTTAAATTGACTCACTAGTCACTGCTCTTTATTCTGGGGACAATAGTGAATAATAATGCAGGTTGAGAACCAAAGCCTCTTGTATTGCACACAGCCACATTCTATATTGTTTGCAACTCCTACTTTACAATTAACCATTTCACAGGTGACAGTTACggagatttttctctttaatatgAACATATGAAGTTTTCAGATGGGAGTGATATTCAAACACTACATGGGCTTTGCTAATTTCATGTCATCATTTTTTCATCCTTTGCATTGATTTCTCTGCCTTATCAAACAAAAGCTGAATTTCTTCCCTTGAAAGAGCCTTTGCTCCCTTCTGACTATGTTTCATTCACTACTGGGAATAACCATGTCACCTActgtgagggactgtgctgagttgctgactcacattgctgactcacggtgctgctgcctaatgtgagggactgtgctgaagTGCTGACCCACATTGCTGActgactcacggtgctgctgccccaatacCCTGCTGTTGTAGGGGAGTACGCACAAGACGTCCCCAAAGAAACCACCATACCCGCGCCTGCcaagctgtgcttgcccaatagggtaatgagctctgtggaaatgggtggacttttccgaaaaattgtggggactgggacaataaGAGCACTGCGTGTTCCCCTCTCAAGAACGGAAGACCCGAACATGGAAAAACATCGGAAGGACTGTGACACCTGAAGGAGAGacacctggctggcagcagaggaacccGACCCTCCATCACCGGCATCGGAACTGACTCAGCGGGGTGTTGCTGGCtttgtggtggtggtaactagcCTTGCTACCTCTCTTCTGTTcacttgcttaggtctgcctctttttctccttcctccctctgttctatcgcagctattggttattgtagggaataaaagttgtaaggttgtacagcatctgacctcgtttgtgtcttaatctcgctctcgggatcatttaacaaccctccccaATATTGGATCGGGACATTTTAATTGGCGTCACGGACAGGATCCCCAGAGATGAGAGTGCTGTACTAATTTGTCGTGGAACTTTTGTGTTAATGTGCAGTCTGTAACTTTAAGGTGTGTCCTTCTGAGAGCGAATAGGGGGGATTTGGATACTAAGGTGTGGCCCTCTCAGGATGTAACCCCCCTCCTTTGTGTTGGTCTGTAACTTTAAGGTGTGCCCTTCTGAGAGCGAACAGGGGGGACTTGGATTCTGAGGTGTGGCCCTTTCAGGAAGTAACCCCCTTCCTTTAAGTAAGTGTGTGGCTTTGAAGTTTCTGCTCTTAAGAGTGAGAAGGGGGGAATTCAGAACTATTGTGAGACCCTCTCAAGACGTTACCCCCTTCTAGTTGTGTTAATCTGTAATTGGATAGTGTGTCCTTCTGAGAGGGAGATCCTCTCAGAACGCAGACACCCTGATTTGTGTTAGAGAAAAATGGATGCTCGGGAAACTGTTGGTGTTTGTGATTCTGCGCCCTCACGGGTTGAAGGAATAGAGAAACTATATGATCTTTTAGAGGACTACCGATCTTGCCCCTCAGCTCAGGGACAAGACTGGGTGAGAAACCACTGGTTTCAACCACAGAGTGTGGTAGATAAGATAAGAGTCTTGCAGGAGAAAGCTAAggttaaaaaggggaaaggaaaagcaataatttgTGCGGTGCTGGGAGCGAGTCTGGCAGCCGCgatggaagagagaaagcaaaagtcTGGTCAAAGTGATATGATCAGGAGCCTGCAAGAACAattgcaagaaagcaaacagttgttagaggaggaaaggaacctTGTTAAGGCTTTAACGAAAGAATTGAAGAGGCAACTTTCGAGAGAGGTGAATATAGAGGCGGAGGTAGAGACGCCGCCTGTGGAGAAAAGGACACAGCAAATCTATCCTCAGGGGGATTTGCAAAGGGCAAAAGAGACCGTAGAGAGCCCCCCCCCACATGTGTCCAGTGATTAAAACAGAGTATGTGTATGAGGATAGTAGCGATGACCGTCCTCAGGTTATCACTAAAGAAGCCCCATATACAGCAACTGAATTAACAAAATTGAGAAAAGGTTTTTCAAGGATGGCAAAGGAATCTGAGACGGAGTACATGTGGAGAGTGTCTTTGTCAGGAGGAGATGGAATCTTGttgtcagagaaagaagcagaaggatatTGGGGTCCAGGTGTGTTTCTAACAACTGGCGATTACCGGGCCCCATGGTCATTGACTCAGAGAGCTGCGTACTGGGCTGGAGGGTTAAACCCCATGGAAAGGGGAGATCCCCTTGCCATAACCAGTACGGTGGATCAGCTAGTGGAAAGTGTTCAAAAGGCGGCATGTATCCAGATGATGTATGACCAGGAGCTCAAGCCCCATAGATGATGTATGACCAGGAGCTCAAGCCCCATCAGGGCTCCCCAGTGATGCTGCCTGTGGACCCAGAGAGGATGACTATTCTAATACGGGGGCTCCCCGACTCTCTGAGACCAATAGGGATCCAACTACGAGGGACAATTCT is drawn from Haliaeetus albicilla chromosome Z, bHalAlb1.1, whole genome shotgun sequence and contains these coding sequences:
- the LOC138683820 gene encoding LOW QUALITY PROTEIN: uncharacterized protein (The sequence of the model RefSeq protein was modified relative to this genomic sequence to represent the inferred CDS: inserted 2 bases in 1 codon): MDARETVGVCDSAPSRVEGIEKLYDLLEDYRSCPSAQGQDWVRNHWFQPQSVVDKIRVLQEKAKVKKGKGKAIICAVLGASLAAAMEERKQKSGQSDMIRSLQEQLQESKQLLEEERNLVKALTKELKRQLSREVNIEAEVETPPVEKRTQQIYPQGDLQRAKETVESPXPHMCPVIKTEYVYEDSSDDRPQVITKEAPYTATELTKLRKGFSRMAKESETEYMWRVSLSGGDGILLSEKEAEGYWGPGVFLTTGDYRAPWSLTQRAAYWAGGLNPMERGDPLAITSTVDQLVESVQKAACIQMMYDQELKPHQGSPVMLPVDPERMTILIRGLPDSLRPIGIQLRGTILNTLNGERIMSTLEGRMSPDHRRPGRKVWTWGEVAQELIDFGRKFGPVSGSSQRTGNTIVRQLSGRQLASGREKSLSRQGLWQLGLQKGIPRDLMDGLSNQRLEELVQNWSGRKAVSKPNPSAPPSINLEDEPTKEEKVAGN